In Lepisosteus oculatus isolate fLepOcu1 chromosome 17, fLepOcu1.hap2, whole genome shotgun sequence, a genomic segment contains:
- the abcc10 gene encoding ATP-binding cassette sub-family C member 10, whose protein sequence is MAHFLAELCHTDSLDPLPVWQNGTISPCFSQLFLGALPHSVLALSSACYLSTPSCAPAGGPPAWGWLCRAAAAALLALLFAADLAVSPLLRQPALYLDVLADGAAVLAWLVHCGALAALRRSAYGRGRGPPELLVSALLPGAALVVSLVSYLRDPGYLDPGRPLRLLRLAAASARLLLLCLYLLAWAAPGPGARASLSVNDSERAPLLAAPGPGEIVGEDGSGCISRLFYFWLNPLMQRGRRRELESYSDLYLLPRGLRTSAVREHFERCWEECRPVAQAAGPRELGRSAQKGAAGWPEPPEAPGGKGGPLSPPTPEVRLLRVLHAAFGTRYYLLGALKLAGNMLGFAGPLLLNSLVSFMEAGAAPLSRGVWCALGLFASTFLAAVLRNVFTFEVSKISLAARSAIISAIYRKALCVSGTTLARFTLGEVVNFMSTDTDRLVNFFGSFHEVWSLPVQFAITLYLLDQQVGVAFLGGLALALLLVPLNKVIASRIMENNKSMLKHKDSRVKLMTEVLSGMRVIKFYTWEKHFAEKIAGCRKQELAHLKTIKYLDAVCVYTWAALPVVISIITFITYVLLGHELTAAKVFTALALVGMLIMPLNNFPWVLNGTIEAKVSLDRIQRFLELSDQDLDAYYSSEVPEDPQTAIQLKHGAFSWQGPASRDPPAGGSLQLHSLDLTVRQGALVAVVGKVGCGKSSLLAAITGELNRCGGLLYVQGRELGFGLAAQEPWIQHASVRDNILFGKEHSARLYRAVLEACALPDDLSILPSGDLTEVGENGVTLSGGQKARLALARAVYMEKDIYLLDDPLAAVDADVASHLLEKCILGILKHKTRILCTHRTEFLDKADVVVLMDEGKIVKTGTPEEILPLVEAVPKTRKNDDNRKEKDGAGDEQRGLQQADQAPVEASLLGEEQKQSGVVSLRVYRAYWLAVGSCLALSILLSLLLMQASKNVSEWWLSNWVSHLKKTDNVSLAEGDPSLLHLSPRLLLFSLGGLLSPVPLMGSAPSPNSSSDLKYYLTVYGSIAAGNSVFTAIRAFLFAYGAVRAATAVHDRLLDRVLKATVTFFDTTPLGRIVNRFSSDLYSVDDTLPFILNILLANAFGLLGMLVVMSYGLPWILLVLLPLAGLYYLIQRYYRHSSRELKRLYSLTLSPIYTHFSETLTGLSTIRASRAAPRFEKENESRLERNQRCLFASNAAMQWLDIRLQMIGVAVVTGIAVIAVIQHQKKSVDPGLVGLSLSYALSITSLLSGLIFSFTQTETQMVSVERTEEYSTDTPIEPQGGCVEVPPSWPHRGQIEFQEAVLAYRAGLPNALDGVSVVIRPGEKVGIVGRTGSGKSTMFLALFRMVELSGGQILVDGVDTRLLGLTDLRSQLAVIPQDPFLFSGTVRENLDPRGRQPDAALLEVLEECHLTEAVARMGGLAAEVGEKGKSLSLGQRQLLCLARALLTQAKILCIDEATASVDQKTDRLLQQTIREKFREKTVLTIAHRINTIMDSDKVLVMHAGKVAEFESPSILCQREDSIFYRLVHGHTD, encoded by the exons CTGTGCGCCGGCCGGGGGCCCCCCGGCCTGGGGGTGGCTTTGCCGGGCCGCGGCGGCGGCGCTGCTGGCCCTGCTGTTCGCCGCAGACCTCGCGGTGTCCCCCCTCCTGCGGCAGCCCGCCCTCTACCTGGACGTGCTGGCCGATGGCGCTGCCGTCCTGGCATGGCTCGTCCACTGCGGGGCGCTGGCGGCCCTGCGCAGATCCGCCTACGGAAGGGGCAGGGGCCCGCCGGAGCTGCTCGTCTCCGCCCTGCTGCCGGGCGCCGCCCTGGTGGTTAGTCTGGTGTCTTACCTGCGGGACCCCGGCTACCTGGACCCCGGGCGGCCCCTCCGGCTCCTGCGCCTGGCCGCGGCGTCTGCCCGGCTCCTCCTGCTGTGTCTCTACCTGCTGGCCTGGGCCGCCCCCGGCCCCGGGGCCCGGGCGTCCCTGTCCGTCAACGACTCGGAGCGCGCCCCTCTGCTGGCCGCTCCCGGGCCCGGGGAGATCGTGGGCGAGGACGGCAGCGGCTGCATCTCCAGGCTCTTTTACTTCTGGCTGAACCCCCTGATGCAGCGCGGCCGGCGCAGGGAGCTGGAGAGCTACTCCGACCTCTACCTCCTGCCCCGCGGGCTGCGCACCTCAGCCGTGCGGGAGCACTTCGAGCGCTGCTGGGAGGAGTGCAGGCCGGTGGCTCAGGCAGCAGGGCCGCGGGAGCTGGGGAGGAGCGCTCAGAAGGGCGCGGCGGGCTGGCCAGAGCCGCCGGAGGCGCCCGGTGGGAAGGGAGGTCCGCTTTCTCCTCCGACACCCGAGGTCAGGCTCCTGCGGGTGCTGCACGCGGCCTTCGGGACCAGGTACTACCTGCTGGGGGCGCTGAAGCTGGCGGGGAACATGCTTGGGTTTGCCGGGCCGCTGCTGTTGAACAGCCTGGTGAGCTTCATGGAGGCGGGCGCGGCGCCCCTGAGCCGAGGGGTGTGGTGCGCCCTGGGGCTCTTCGCCAGCACCTTCCTCGCCGCAGTCCTCCGCAACGTCTTCACCTTCGAGGTGTCCAAGATCTCCCTGGCGGCCCGCTCCGCCATCATCTCCGCCATCTACCGCAAGGCCCTGTGCGTCAGCGGCACCACCCTGGCCCGCTTCACCCTGGGCGAGGTGGTCAACTTCATGAGCACCGACACCGACCGCCTGGTCAACTTCTTCGGCAGCTTCCACGAGGTGTGGAGCCTGCCCGTCCAGTTCGCCATCACGCTCTACCTGCTGGACCAGCAGGTGGGCGTGGCCTTCCTGGGCGGGCTGGCCCTGGCGCTGCTGCTGGTGCCCCTCAACAAGGTGATCGCCAGCCGCATCATGGAGAACAACAAGAGCATGCTGAAGCACAAGGACAGCCGCGTCAAG CTGATGACTGAGGTCCTGTCTGGGATGCGGGTGATAAAGTTCTACACTTGGGAGAAGCACTTTGCGGAGAAGATCGCTGGCTGCAGAAAGCAGGAGCTGGCACACCTCAAGACCATCAAATACCTGGATGCTGTGTGCGTCTACACCTGGGCAGCGCTGCCTGTTGTCATCTCCATTATCACCTTCATCACATATGTGCTGCTGGGCCATGAGCTCACTGCTGCCAAG GTGTTTACTGCTCTGGCGTTAGTGGGGATGCTCATCATGCCCCTCAACAACTTCCCCTGGGTCCTGAACGGGACCATAGAGGCCAAGGTGTCTCTGGACCGAATCCAGCGTTTCCTGGAGCTGTCAGACCAGGATCTGGACGCCTACTACAGCTCAG AGGTCCCGGAGGACCCCCAGACCGCCATCCAGCTGAAGCACGGAGCCTTCTCCTGGCAGGGCCCGGCCAGCAGGGACCCCCCAGCAGGGGGCAGCCTGCAGCTGCACAGCCTGGACCTCACCGTCAGACAG GGGGCGCTGGTTGCCGTGGTGGGGAAAGTGGGCTGTGGGAAGAGTTCTCTGCTGGCAGCCATCACTGGAGAACTAAACAG GTGTGGGGGGCTGCTGTACGTGCAGGGCAGAGAGCTCGGCTTTGGCCTGGCCGCGCAGGAGCCCTGGATCCAGCACGCCAGCGTCCGGGACAACATCCTCTTCGGCAAGGAGCACAGCGCCAGGCTGTACCGGGCCGTGCTGGAGGCCTGCGCGCTGCCCGATGACCTCAGC ATTTTGCCATCAGGGGACCTGACTGAGGTCGGAGAAAATGGGGTGACTCTCAGCGGGGGACAGAAAGCCCGTCTTGCCTTAGCCAGAGCCGTTTACATG GAAAAAGACATTTATCTTCTTGACGACCCCTTGGCTGCTGTTGATGCTGATGTGGCCAGTCACCTTCTGGAGAAATGCATTCTGGGAATCCTCAAGCACAAGACCAGAATCCTTTGCACGCACCGCACTGAGTTTCTCGACAAGGCCGATGTCGTCGTCTTGATGGATGAGGGGAAGATTGTGAAAACTG GAACCCCTGAGGAAATTCTTCCTCTGGTGGAAGCAGTTCCCAAAACCAGGAAGAATGATGATAATAGGAAGGAAAAAG ACGGCGCCGGGGACGAGCAGCGCGGCCTGCAGCAAGCGGACCAGGCGCCCGTGGAGGCCAGCCTGCTCGGCGAGGAGCAGAAGCAGTCGGGCGTGGTGTCGCTGCGCGTCTACCGGGCCTACTGGCTGGCCGTGGGCAGCTGCCTGGCGCTGTCCATCCTCCTCTCGCTGCTGCTGATGCAAG CGTCGAAGAACGTCTCCGAGTGGTGGCTGTCCAACTGGGTGTCTCACCTGAAGAAGACGGACAACGTGTCCCTCGCAGAGGGTGACCCCTCTCTGCTTCACCTCTCACCCCGCTTGCTGCTCTTCTCTCTGGGAGGACTTCT GTCACCTGTCCCTCTGATGGGCTCCGCTCCCAGTCCCAACAGCTCCTCGGACCTGAAGTATTACCTGACTGTGTACGGCTCCATCGCTGCTGGCAACTCGGTGTTCACCGCCATCAGGGCCTTCCTGTTTGCCTACGGGGCCGTCCGCGCAGCCACGGCCGTGCACGACAGGCTGCTGGACCGCGTGCTGAAG GCCACAGTGACCTTCTTTGACACCACTCCGCTGGGCCGCATTGTGAACCGCTTCTCCTCTGACCTGTACAGCGTGGACGACACGCTGCCTTTCATCCTCAACATCTTGCTGGCCAACGCGTTCGGGCTGCTGGGCATGCTGGTGGTCATGAGCTACGGCCTGCCCTGGatcctgctggtgctgctgcccCTGGCTGGGCTCTACTACCTCATCCAGCGCTACTACCGCCACTCCTCCCGCGAGCTCAAGCGCCTCTACAGCCTCACGCTCTCCCCCATCTACACGCACTTCTCCGAGACCCTGACCGGCCTCAGCACCATCCGCGCCAGCCGAGCGGCCCCCAG GTTCGAGAAGGAGAATGAAAGCCGCCTGGAGAGGAACCAGCGCTGTCTGTTTGCCAGCAACGCGGCCATGCAGTGGCTGGACATCCGGCTGCAGATGATTGGAGTTGCCGTGGTGACCGGCATTGCAGTCATTGCAGTGATCCAGCACCAGAAAAAATCCGTTGATCCAG GCCTGGTGGGGCTGTCCCTGTCCTACGCCCTCTCCATCACCAGCCTGCTGTCCGGACTGATCTTCAGCTTCACGCAGACGGAGACTCAGATGGTGAGCGTGGAGCGGACCGAGGAGTACTCCACCGACACTCCCATAGAGCCGCAGGGGGGCTGTGTTGAG GTTCCCCCCAGCTGGCCCCACAGGGGGCAGATCGAGTTCCAGGAGGCGGTGCTGGCGTACCGGGCGGGGCTGCCCAACGCCCTGGACGGGGTGAGCGTGGTGATCCGGCCCGGAGAGAAGGTGGGGATCGTGGGGCGGACCGGCTCGGGGAAGTCCACCATGTTCCTGGCGCTGTTCCGCATGGTGGAGCTGAGCGGCGGGCAGATCCTCGTCGACGGCGTGGACACCCGGCTGCTGGGCCTGACCGATCTCCG GTCCCAGCTGGCCGTCATCCCCCAGGACCCCTTCCTGTTCAGCGGGACGGTGCGGGAGAACCTGGACCCCCGCGGCCGCCAGCCCGACGCCGCCCTGCTGGAGGTGCTGGAGGAGTGCCACTTGACGGAGGCCGTCGCCAGGATGG GGGGTCTGGCTGCGGAGGTGGGAGAGAAAGGGAAGAGCCTGTCTCTGGGGCAGCGCCAGCTGCTGTGCCTGGCACGGGCTCTGCTGACGCAAGCCAAG ATACTGTGTATTGACGAAGCTACAGCCAGCGTTGATCAGAAAACTGACCGACTCCTGCAGCAGACAATCCGGGAGAAATTCAGAGAGAAAACAGTCCTCACGATTGCTCACAG AATCAACACAATCATGGATTCTGACAAGGTGCTCGTGATGCATGCTGGGAAGGTGGCGGAGTTTGAGTCTCCCAGCATCCTGTGCCAGCGGGAGGACTCTATTTTCTACAGGCTGGTGCACGGCCACACCGACTGA